The proteins below come from a single Tigriopus californicus strain San Diego chromosome 3, Tcal_SD_v2.1, whole genome shotgun sequence genomic window:
- the LOC131878471 gene encoding ufm1-specific protease 2-like, giving the protein MPPNAHPPVKICDKLIQRLTAVSDTTMVGCLYGLPVIPPFKENAYYVWAATGKEKNMAQPQHPNGPPDLEVLTEVIPCGIDPLGLFVILQEEHAHLMDKINLLLEALPENFLNSTDPVILARIGPDTPLTAFLHSEGQLMPVEFETVTPEEIEKQVQFIRIKGRLTINCPQTEKDIQFSLRHLIEKVLCPYGTFHMMNSDVVFVHTWTTRKKFSGTGWAGNETLSTPDHEGCEVTNLDDEAETVGDLLRHLKQEEVIDDGFGPVPDKKKPKEVQEKETLNFRLLLKMSGEACSSKTLNCSPVFHYEKREFKNVTIPLKIDTIGVVRKTMKIPDIMELLKGTVQRQVHEMGRSVLSELKLRGSVSLPEVFHFKPEPVGHFCSFVYNRRGTCTNFSEFRKHFHKILLLPTDRPHFRRANAFQFQDDDVSQKALVNVHEGLKTGSTGGKVYLVQGKYSYHHYMQDKFDDDGWGCAYRSLQTIISWFRHQGYTGTEIPTHGQIQKCLVEMGDKDKKFLNSKQWIGSTEVGYVLEKSCDVQSKILSVSSGEELASKGRDLAHHFTTQGTPIMIGGGVLAHTILGVEWNEDTGDIKWLILDPHFTGNDWQGNGKPNTPHIQQKGWVGWKGPKFWKKDAFYNMCMPQRPKMW; this is encoded by the exons ATGCCCCCCAACGCCCATCCACCCGTTAAAATATGCGACAAACTGATCCAG CGCTTGACGGCGGTGTCCGACACCACTATGGTGGGTTGCCTCTATGGCCTGCCCGTGATCCCGCCATTCAAGGAGAACGCCTATTATGTGTGGGCAGCCACTGGAAAAGAGAAGAACATGGCCCAGCCCCAACATCCCAATGGTCCCCCAG ATTTGGAGGTGTTGACTGAAGTCATCCCATGCGGAATTGATCCCTTGGGATTATTTGTCATTCTCCAGGAGGAACACGCCCATCTCATGGATAAGATCAACCTGCTCTTGGAAGCCCTACCC GAAAACTTCTTGAACAGTACCGATCCCGTGATTTTGGCTCGAATTGGCCCAGACACCCCGTTAACGGCCTTTCTTCATTCCGAAGGCCAATTAATGCCCGTGGAGTTTGAGACGGTGACCCCGGAGGAGATTGAGAAACAAGTCCAATTCATCAGGATCAAAGGCCGTCTCACCATCAACTGTCCTCAAACAGAGAAGGACATACAGTTCTCGCTCCGACatctcattgaaaaa GTGCTCTGTCCTTACGGCACGTTCCATATGATGAATTCTGACGTGGTGTTTGTGCACACGTGGACCACTCGGAAGAAGTTTTCCGGTACGGGCTGGGCGGGCAACGAGACCTTGTCCACCCCTGACCATGAAGGCTGCGAAGTGACGAATTTGGATGACGAGGCGGAAACGGTGGGGGATCTGTTGCGCCACTTGAAGCAAGAGGAGGTCATTGACGATGGCTTTGGCCCGGTGCCTGACaagaaaaagccaaaagaGGTCCAGGAGAAG gaaaCCTTGAACTTCCGATTGTTGTTGAAAATGTCTGGGGAGGCGTGCTCTTCCAAGACATTGAATTGCTCACCCGTGTTCCACTATGAGAAACGTGAATTCAAGAATGTGACCATTCCCTTGAAAATTGACACCATAGGCGTGGTGAGAAAGACCATGAAAATCCCAGATATCATGGAGTTACTCAAGGGAACTGTCCAGAGACAAGTCCATGAAATGGGTCGTTCGGTTCTGTCCGAACTGAAACTGCGAGGAAGTGTCAGTCTACCGGAAGTATTCCACTTCAAACCCGAGCCCGTCGGGCACTTTTGCTCCTTTGTCTACAATCGCCGAGGGACTTGTACCAATTTCT CTGAATTCCGGAAACATTTCCACAAGATTTTACTTCTGCCCACCGACCGACCGCATTTCCGTCGGGCAAACGCCTTCCAATTTCAAGACGATGACGTATCTCAAAAAGCGCTCGTGAATGTTCACGAAGGTCTCAAAACCGGATCCACCGGTGGGAAAGTTTACCTGGTCCAGGGGAAATACAGCTATCATCACTACATGCAAGACAAGTTCGATGACGACGGATGGGGTTGTGCTTATCGCTCgcttcaaacaatcatttcATGGTTTAG GCATCAAGGCTACACGGGAACCGAAATTCCAACCCATGGCCAAATTCAGAAATGCCTCGTTGAGATGGGCGACAAGGACAAGAAGTTCTTGAACTCGAAACAATGGATTGGATCCACAGAAGTGGGTTATGTGCTCGAGAAATCTTGCGACGTTCAGTCCAAAATCCTGTCCGTGAGTTCGGGTGAGGAACTTGCTTCCAAGGGACGGGATTTGGCCCACCATTTTACTACTCAGGGCACTCCCATCATGATTGGTGGGGGCGTGTTGGCGCACACTATTTTGGGCGTCGAGTGGAACGAGGACACGGGAGATATCAAATGGCTGATTTTGGATCCCCATTTCACGGGAAACGATTGGCAGGGTAATGGAAAGCCCAATACTCCTCACATTCAACAAAAAGGCTGGGTAGGATGGAAGGGTCCGAAATTTTGGAAGAAGGACGCCTTCTACAATATGTGTATGCCACAAAGGCCCAAAATGTGGTAG
- the LOC131877556 gene encoding NADH dehydrogenase [ubiquinone] 1 alpha subcomplex assembly factor 2-like codes for MANGGRILWREVFKKFQASLRGVKEVDGKVVGSDPFGNKYFEIAADPQRGKRRPTRWYRAPDTEAKEIIGVDLYGGFDAKMPAEWESWLRHRRDEPPTDEQVRRSLALSELKKMNAAKLEMDRIEELKADGRYDGPESKPMDHEKAFYPKYDDYEVNPGNLEKRKDPWASYKNPYLPDDHQHTRKK; via the exons ATGGCCAATGGTGGACGCATTCTATGGCGGGAGgtctttaaaaagtttcaggCCTCATTGCGTGGAGTCAAGGAAGTGGATGGAAAAGTAGTGGGCTCCGATCCATTTGgcaataaatattttgaaattgcggCGGATCCCCA ACGTGGCAAAAGGCGACCGACCCGATGGTATCGTGCCCCTGATACGGAAGCCAAAGAGATCATCGGTGTTGATTTGTATGGTGGATTTGATGCCAAAATGCCCGCAGAATGGGAATCCTGGCTCAGACATCGCCGTGATGAGCCGCCCACGGACGAACAAGTCCGTCGAAGTCTGGCCTTGAGTGAACTAAAGAAGATGAACGCGGCTAAATTGGAGATGGATAGGATTGAAGAGCTCAAGGCAGAT GGTCGTTATGATGGCCCAGAAAGTAAACCCATGGACCATGAGAAGGCCTTTTATCCTAAATACGACGACTATGAAGTGAATCCGgggaatttggaaaaaagaaaagatcctTGGGCATCATACAAGAACCCATATCTCCCTGACGACCATCAGCACACGCGAAAGAAGTAA
- the LOC131877706 gene encoding UDP-GalNAc:beta-1,3-N-acetylgalactosaminyltransferase 1-like, whose translation MGALNVIFPIMIVVVETAASPIQIVSTTSTSKDSLTGPDKMIALTLPDVVDLRDIQFRLEPKFESYTTSNASSNPFFQILVHSKPGHFEARSLIRKTWGSVKEIEGHIVRVAFLIGSQSSAEGKFFSDQKLNSAESIPIKVFRDLRSISSLKRKSNLAGRLTEEAYTYGDILQGSFLDTPQNDSIKHMLGLKWAQEQIASGIKPDFILKTEDHVFIEIFHLVNFVQAVYSSKKAHERSLICDVIPRGTGPRENNMISLVPLPGHQDPVELYPDYCSGSGFLLSPDLVSEILETSTKVPKFWNGDIYVTGLIRQALRISPKYLNLRYSNDEQSYMKWLESKSTLPLPYIFVTLNASNPDGMVDVFKRLWTKTISIQNQ comes from the exons ATGGGTGCACTTAACGTGATATTTCCGATCATGATTGTTGTGGTGGAGACTGCGGCCAGCCCGATACAAATTGTCTCGACTACCTCCACTTCGAAGGATTCGTTGACAGGCCCGGACAAAATGATTGCGCTAACTCTTCCGGATGTTGTGGATTTAAGGGACATCCAGTTCAGACTAGAACCAAAATTTGAGTCTTATACCACATCAAATGCTTCGTCGAATCCGTTCTTTCAAATTCTCGTCCATTCTAAGCCCGGCCATTTCGAGGCCAGATCCCTAATCCGAAAAACTTGGGGCTCAGTGAAAGAGATTGAAGGCCACATTGTCAGGGTGGCCTTTCTCATTGGTTCCCAAAGCTCCGCCGAGGGAAAGTTTTTCTCGGATCAGAAGCTGAACAGTGCAGAATCCATACCCATTAAGGTCTTCCGAGATCTTCGTTccatttcaagtttgaagaggaaatcaaatttggcggGGAGACTGACCGAGGAGGCGTACACATACGGGGATATCCTGCAAGGCAGCTTCTTGGACACGCCTCAAAATGACTCCATCAAGCACATGCTCGGCTTGAAATGGGCTCAAGAGCAAATTGCCTCGGGCATCAAGCCTGACTTTATCCTCAAAACCGAGGACCACGTTTTCATTGAGATCTTTCATCTGGTCAATTTTGTCCAAGCGGTGTATTCGTCGAAAAAGGCGCATGAGCGTTCCCTTATCTGTGATGTGATCCCAAGGGGCACTGGACCTCGAGAAAACAACATGATCAGCCTTGTCCCACTGCCAGGCCATCAAGACCCTGTGGAACTCTATCCTGACTACTGCAGTGGATCCGGTTTCCTCCTGTCGCCCGATTTGGTGTCAGAAATCTTGGAAACCTCAACCAAG GTTCCGAAGTTCTGGAATGGCGACATTTATGTGACAGGCCTCATCCGACAAGCCCTCAGGATCTCTCCCAAATACCTCAATCTCCGCTACTCCAACGACGAGCAATCTTACATGAAATGGTTGGAAAGCAAGAGCACGCTACCCTTGCCCTACATTTTTGTCACTCTGAACGCCTCCAATCCAGATGGGATGGTTGATGTGTTCAAGCGGCTTTGGACCAAAACCATCTCCATCCAAAACCAATAG